One Vallitalea pronyensis genomic region harbors:
- a CDS encoding S-layer homology domain-containing protein, with the protein MKRTMLSLVGLTTCTIIYFLTMQTCMATVQTPEITYPYDGDMIEWSDINIAWTKIVEADYYHVLIEDLTSGNYIENSTKIDGESYLLTADKITPGHMIRVAVNACDSDGNESGIQEITFSINQLITHYKLSGYVSDNGYLLMAGVKVLLDNNLETITDSKGYYEFNEVEKGLHELTFMYPEYTTVQETVDIVNNTKRDITIMRAPKPDPVMKFFSLGKTTFDGDVTSFLSDQTDFKIGDTLSIEGSIASNDGSIEKLTIYINGPDNKNLQQEYETQHTSYFTNSSFKIGETWIKNSGKYWIQIWAKNYNRESIMVGEIQINVEDNQLLPPEIILSQSDYIESKNEIQIKWVASRNGTPDFYEVFIYDKNREKVFYEKVLNENEMMIKSSNVDISHLIDGEKYYIELYAHKEAWEAGVSTTNFKKGNMKTPSLNIKANFDTNKILDKVTHKSITLNWSNDELIPINVYVYANGVKELFQKGIINSNYTISTQDLLYDSNYEIVVEMDLPNGKTYNESIVFNTASKPSDWAIPYIINSQDNGLLTDNVKNDYTSNITREEFCEVAVQLYKAISKDNNPIPAPVQTFSDTDNEMVRIAYGLKIVNGNGKGQFEPNAFITRQELAAMMFRTIAVSNPDIDLSGSDNIVNGFSDKSNIAKEWALKPIQFLTKYGIMNGMGDGNFAPISNATKEQAIKMVNVAYKTNYDLLDSKKE; encoded by the coding sequence ATGAAAAGAACAATGCTTTCACTTGTAGGATTAACTACATGCACAATTATCTATTTTTTAACGATGCAAACATGTATGGCAACTGTACAAACACCGGAAATAACATATCCTTATGATGGTGACATGATTGAGTGGAGCGATATAAATATAGCGTGGACAAAGATTGTTGAAGCAGATTATTATCATGTTCTTATTGAAGATTTGACAAGTGGTAATTATATAGAAAATAGCACTAAAATAGATGGTGAATCATACTTATTAACAGCAGATAAAATAACACCAGGACATATGATAAGGGTAGCTGTAAATGCATGTGATAGTGATGGAAATGAATCAGGTATACAGGAAATAACGTTCAGTATTAACCAATTAATTACTCACTACAAATTATCAGGGTATGTTAGTGATAATGGGTATTTGTTAATGGCAGGTGTAAAGGTACTGCTAGATAATAATTTAGAGACGATTACAGATTCTAAAGGATATTATGAATTCAATGAGGTAGAAAAAGGTTTACACGAGTTAACGTTTATGTATCCTGAATATACAACAGTTCAGGAGACTGTGGATATTGTTAATAACACAAAGAGAGATATAACTATCATGAGGGCTCCAAAACCTGACCCAGTTATGAAGTTTTTTTCATTAGGTAAGACGACATTTGATGGAGATGTTACATCCTTCTTATCCGATCAAACAGATTTTAAGATAGGAGATACTTTATCTATAGAAGGATCAATAGCTTCAAATGATGGATCAATTGAGAAATTAACAATTTACATTAATGGTCCAGATAACAAAAACCTTCAACAAGAATATGAAACTCAACATACCTCTTATTTTACAAACTCATCATTTAAAATTGGTGAGACATGGATTAAAAACTCAGGAAAATACTGGATTCAAATATGGGCAAAAAATTACAACCGTGAAAGTATAATGGTTGGAGAGATTCAAATAAATGTTGAAGACAATCAATTATTGCCCCCAGAAATAATTTTATCTCAATCAGATTATATTGAAAGCAAAAATGAAATTCAAATAAAGTGGGTTGCTTCTAGAAATGGAACACCTGATTTCTATGAAGTTTTTATTTACGATAAGAATAGAGAAAAAGTTTTTTATGAAAAAGTATTAAATGAAAACGAAATGATGATAAAATCAAGTAACGTGGATATCTCACATCTTATAGATGGAGAAAAGTATTATATCGAATTATATGCTCATAAAGAAGCATGGGAAGCAGGAGTATCGACAACTAATTTTAAGAAAGGTAATATGAAAACGCCTTCATTGAATATAAAGGCAAATTTTGATACAAATAAAATACTAGATAAAGTGACCCATAAGTCCATTACTTTGAATTGGAGTAATGATGAATTAATTCCAATAAACGTTTATGTATATGCAAATGGGGTAAAAGAATTATTTCAAAAAGGTATTATAAATTCTAATTATACAATCTCTACACAGGATCTTTTATATGATAGTAACTATGAAATTGTAGTAGAAATGGATTTACCAAATGGTAAAACCTATAATGAATCAATTGTATTTAACACAGCTAGCAAACCGTCAGATTGGGCAATACCATACATCATAAATTCTCAAGACAATGGATTGCTTACAGATAATGTAAAAAATGATTATACAAGCAATATAACAAGGGAAGAATTTTGTGAAGTTGCAGTACAACTATACAAAGCAATTTCAAAAGATAATAATCCAATACCTGCTCCTGTACAGACATTTAGCGATACAGATAATGAAATGGTTAGAATAGCGTATGGTCTGAAGATTGTTAATGGCAATGGTAAAGGTCAGTTTGAGCCAAATGCTTTTATTACAAGACAAGAGCTAGCAGCTATGATGTTTAGAACGATTGCTGTATCTAATCCAGATATAGATCTAAGTGGGAGTGATAATATTGTTAATGGTTTTTCAGATAAAAGTAATATTGCAAAAGAATGGGCCCTTAAACCAATACAATTCCTAACAAAATATGGCATAATGAATGGTATGGGAGATGGAAACTTTGCTCCAATATCAAATGCTACCAAGGAACAAGCAATAAAAATGGTGAATGTAGCTTATAAAACAAATTATGATTTATTAGACAGTAAAAAGGAATAG
- a CDS encoding GNAT family N-acetyltransferase, which translates to MVTFNRELEFQYADMNCKDYLESMDKHINKDRLYKKIKDNEVIVVKDKDNVIGWLRFNYFWDNIPMMNMLFLEQPYRGKKIGKALVKFWEEEMRKQSYEQVMTSTQADEHAQHFYRKLAYNDSGCLVLETQALEIILIKQL; encoded by the coding sequence ATGGTAACATTCAATAGAGAGTTAGAATTCCAATACGCAGATATGAATTGTAAAGATTATTTAGAGAGTATGGATAAGCATATTAACAAGGATAGGTTATATAAGAAGATTAAGGACAACGAAGTTATCGTTGTGAAGGATAAGGATAATGTAATTGGTTGGCTTAGATTCAATTATTTTTGGGATAACATACCCATGATGAATATGCTGTTTCTAGAACAACCCTATAGAGGTAAGAAGATTGGTAAAGCTTTAGTTAAGTTTTGGGAAGAAGAAATGAGAAAGCAAAGCTATGAGCAAGTGATGACATCGACACAGGCAGATGAGCATGCTCAACATTTCTATAGGAAATTGGCATATAATGATAGTGGATGTTTAGTTCTTGAAACTCAAGCACTAGAGATTATCTTAATCAAACAATTATAA
- a CDS encoding S66 family peptidase, with protein MIKAKPLKRGSKIAIISPSNGLPAILPDIYELGLQNLEELFGFQVVEYPTARMPSEELYHSPKQRAEDINKAFGDDTIDGIICSIGGYESVRILKYLDLDVILKHPKMIMGFSDATTFLTYLNQEGLVTFYGPAVMAGLAQLKHIDDAYKRHIEDMLIHRQVPYTYTPYTAWSHGYKDWSVMETLGQCTTFYKNEHPMAFLQQGKPGDVKGYLWGGCIEVLEFLKGTSYWPETSFFQDKILFFETSEEKPSPTNVGYMLRNYGIMGVLHQIKGILFGRPKDYSDEENKALHGIIKNILEIEFGVTDIPVMVDVDIGHTDPKWIIPLGCQIRINAIEKSITLEEHPFG; from the coding sequence TTGATTAAAGCGAAACCACTAAAGAGAGGGTCAAAAATAGCTATCATATCGCCAAGTAATGGTTTGCCAGCCATACTGCCAGATATCTATGAATTGGGACTTCAGAATTTAGAAGAATTGTTTGGTTTTCAAGTGGTAGAATATCCTACAGCAAGGATGCCATCAGAAGAACTTTATCATTCACCTAAGCAACGAGCGGAAGATATCAATAAAGCCTTTGGTGATGACACCATTGATGGCATCATCTGCTCCATAGGTGGTTACGAGTCTGTGAGAATACTTAAATACTTGGATCTGGATGTCATATTAAAACATCCCAAGATGATCATGGGATTCTCAGATGCCACGACCTTTTTAACGTACCTTAATCAAGAGGGCTTAGTCACTTTCTATGGGCCTGCAGTTATGGCTGGATTGGCTCAGTTAAAACATATTGATGATGCTTATAAACGGCATATTGAAGATATGCTTATCCATAGGCAAGTACCATATACCTATACACCTTACACAGCGTGGAGCCATGGTTATAAAGACTGGTCCGTTATGGAAACGTTGGGCCAGTGCACCACGTTCTATAAGAACGAACACCCTATGGCATTTCTTCAACAAGGTAAGCCAGGAGATGTAAAAGGGTATCTATGGGGTGGCTGCATAGAAGTATTAGAATTCTTAAAAGGTACCAGCTATTGGCCTGAGACCAGCTTTTTTCAGGATAAAATCCTCTTCTTTGAAACATCAGAAGAAAAACCATCACCTACAAATGTAGGTTATATGTTACGTAATTATGGTATTATGGGCGTGTTACATCAAATCAAGGGCATCCTATTTGGCAGGCCCAAGGATTATTCTGATGAAGAAAATAAAGCATTACATGGTATAATAAAAAATATATTGGAGATAGAATTTGGTGTAACGGATATACCTGTTATGGTAGACGTGGATATTGGGCATACAGATCCCAAATGGATTATACCCCTTGGATGCCAAATACGTATCAATGCCATAGAAAAAAGTATTACATTAGAGGAACATCCTTTTGGATGA